In the Puntigrus tetrazona isolate hp1 chromosome 9, ASM1883169v1, whole genome shotgun sequence genome, one interval contains:
- the tent5c gene encoding terminal nucleotidyltransferase 5C has translation MASASSSSESESQSVLTWEQVSRLNDVLTEAVPVHGRGNFPTLEVRLKDIVQMVRNRLELRGIMVKDVRLNGSTASHVLEKDIGWSYKDLDIIFRVDLPREEEFQLIKDVVLSTLLDFLPEGVNKEKITPMTLKEAYVQKLVKVYTEQDRWSLISLSNNNGRNVELKFVDSIRRQFEFSVDSFQIILDSVLSYYDFSENPMSRHFHPTVVGESVYGDFAVALDHLRNKLIATKRPEEIRGGGLLKYCNLLVRDFRPTDEDEFKALERYMCSRFFIDFPDIGEQQRKLETYLQSHFVGEEKNKYNYLMILRRVVNESTVCLMGHERRQTLNLISLMAFRVLAEQNAIPDASSVTCYYQPAPYVRDLNFNNYYVASCNQSIPTWLPCN, from the coding sequence ATGGCCTCAGCTTCATCCAGCAGTGAAAGTGAGTCGCAAAGTGTGCTTACCTGGGAGCAAGTGAGCCGCTTGAATGACGTGCTGACGGAGGCCGTGCCAGTTCACGGACGAGGAAACTTTCCCACACTGGAGGTCCGTCTGAAGGATATCGTCCAGATGGTTAGGAACCGTCTGGAGCTGAGGGGCATTATGGTCAAAGATGTCCGCCTGAACGGCTCGACCGCCAGCCACGTGCTGGAAAAGGACATTGGCTGGAGCTACAAAGACCTGGACATCATCTTCAGGGTAGACCTTCCTCGGGAAGAGGAGTTCCAGCTCATCAAAGATGTGGTTTTGAGCACTTTGTTGGACTTTCTACCAGAGGGGGTGAACAAGGAGAAGATCACTCCCATGACCCTGAAAGAGGCCTACGTCCAGAAGCTGGTCAAAGTCTACACAGAGCAGGACCGCTGGTCCCTCATCTCGCTGTCAAACAACAATGGCCGCAATGTGGAACTTAAGTTTGTGGACTCGATCCGGAGACAGTTCGAGTTCAGCGTGGACTCCTTCCAGATCATTTTGGACTCAGTGCTGTCGTACTATGACTTCTCAGAAAACCCCATGTCTCGGCACTTCCACCCTACCGTGGTCGGGGAGAGCGTGTATGGCGACTTTGCAGTGGCTCTGGACCACCTCAGGAACAAGCTCATCGCCACCAAGCGGCCGGAGGAGATCCGCGGAGGTGGTTTGCTCAAATACTGCAACCTCCTGGTGAGGGACTTCAGGCCCACGGACGAAGACGAGTTTAAGGCCTTGGAGCGCTACATGTGCTCCCGTTTCTTCATTGACTTTCCTGACATCGGTGAACAACAGCGCAAACTGGAGACTTATCTGCAAAGCCACTTTGTCGGTGAGGAGAAGAACAAGTACAACTACCTCATGATCCTGCGAAGGGTCGTGAACGAGAGCACCGTGTGTCTCATGGGACACGAGAGGCGGCAGACGCTTAACCTAATCTCCCTGATGGCGTTTCGCGTTCTCGCTGAGCAGAACGCCATACCTGATGCGTCCAGTGTCACCTGCTACTACCAGCCGGCTCCGTATGTCAGAGACCTGAACTTCAACAACTACTATGTGGCCTCTTGTAACCAGTCCATTCCAACTTGGTTGCCTTGTAACTAA